A region of Periplaneta americana isolate PAMFEO1 chromosome 16, P.americana_PAMFEO1_priV1, whole genome shotgun sequence DNA encodes the following proteins:
- the LOC138691471 gene encoding uncharacterized protein isoform X2 translates to MDVVKMEGEIDPLAIEGSNDPDTEQQKPLSEEGNVLDLQVTGIKTECVDHSYDVKTEMAFVETPMSMDFLVMKNEVEEEAVKLELIAEEDEAFTEGIGVPASCDSITEDECVETDPWWWRWCC, encoded by the exons ATGGACGTGGTCAAGATGGAAGGTGAAATCGACCCTCTGGCAATAGAAGGAAGTAATGACCCAGATACAGAACAACAGAAACCATTATCAGAG GAAGGAAATGTATTAGATCTGCAAGTGACTGGAATCAAGACAGAATGTGTGGATCACAGCTACGATGTAAAAACCGAGATGGCATTTGTTGAAACTCCTATGTCAATGGACTTTCTCGTCATGAAGAATGAAGTTGAG GAGGAGGCGGTCAAACTGGAACTAATAGCAGAAGAGGATGAAGCCTTTACTGAGGG GATTGGAGTACCAGCTTCCTGCGACAGTATTACAGAGGATGAGTGCGTGGAGACAG ATccatggtggtggcggtggtgttgCTGA
- the LOC138691471 gene encoding zinc finger protein 235-like isoform X1: protein MDVVKMEGEIDPLAIEGSNDPDTEQQKPLSEEGNVLDLQVTGIKTECVDHSYDVKTEMAFVETPMSMDFLVMKNEVEEEAVKLELIAEEDEAFTEGIGVPASCDSITEDECVETGEKTFKSDVCGKWFFDSTKLKNHAFLHKHKRSFSCDVCGKNCLQLDHLKRHARLHTVQKKFSCDLCGKKFSKSYELKNHVRVHTGEKPFVCDICGKKFSELSNLKKHELVHTGQKAFSCDICGKKFSLSGNLRRHALVHIRRKTFSCDICGKKFSDFHILKKHALVHSGDKVFSCNICGKEFPVSGSLKKHELVHTKEKAFNCDVCGKKFSDPGNLKKHALTHTRQKAFSCDICGRKFSESRILKKHAIVHTGEKTFRCDICGKKFSQSGSLKRHALVHTGEKAFSCDICGKKFSESSTLKKHALVHTGEKAFSCDICGKKFSVSGNLKRHALVHTGEKAFSCNICGKKFSDSGNLKKHSLVHTGEKAFSCDICGKKFSESSNLKKHILLHTKEKTSL, encoded by the exons ATGGACGTGGTCAAGATGGAAGGTGAAATCGACCCTCTGGCAATAGAAGGAAGTAATGACCCAGATACAGAACAACAGAAACCATTATCAGAG GAAGGAAATGTATTAGATCTGCAAGTGACTGGAATCAAGACAGAATGTGTGGATCACAGCTACGATGTAAAAACCGAGATGGCATTTGTTGAAACTCCTATGTCAATGGACTTTCTCGTCATGAAGAATGAAGTTGAG GAGGAGGCGGTCAAACTGGAACTAATAGCAGAAGAGGATGAAGCCTTTACTGAGGG GATTGGAGTACCAGCTTCCTGCGACAGTATTACAGAGGATGAGTGCGTGGAGACAGGTGAGAAGACATTCAAAagtgatgtttgtggaaagtggtTTTTCGACTCGACAAAGCTCAAAAACCATGCTTTTTTACACAAACACAAGAGATCGTTCTCttgtgatgtttgtggaaagaATTGTTTACAGTTGGATCATCTCAAAAGACACGCACGGTTGCACACAGTGCAGAAGAAATTCAGTTGTGatttatgtggaaagaaattttccaaATCGTATGAGCTGAAAAATCATGTACGTGTTCATACCGGCGAGAAGCCATTcgtttgtgatatatgtggaaaaaaaTTTTCGGAATTGAGCAATCTAAAAAAGCATGAACTCGTACACACAGGCcagaaggcattcagttgtgatatatgtggaaagaaattttcgttaTCTGGAAATTTAAGAAGACATGCACTCGTACACATAAGGAGGAAgacattcagttgtgatatatgtggaaagaaattttcggattttcatattttaaaaaagcATGCACTCGTACACTCGGGGGATAAGGTATTCAGTTGTAATATATGTGGAAAGGAATTTCCCGTATCTGGTAGTCTTAAAAAACATGAATTGGTACACACAAAGGAGAAGGCTTTCAATTGTGatgtatgtggaaagaaattttcggatCCTGGTAATCTAAAAAAGCATGCACTTACACATACAAGGcagaaggcattcagttgtgatatatgtggaaggAAATTTTCCGAATCTCGTATTCTAAAAAAGCATGCAATTGTACACACTGGTGAGAAGACATTCAggtgtgatatatgtggaaagaaattctcGCAATCTGGTAGTCTAAAAAGGCATGCACtcgtacacacaggggagaaggcattcagttgtgatatatgtggaaagaaattttcggaaTCTAGTACTCTAAAAAAGCATGCTCTTGTACACACAGGAGAAAAAGCTTTCAGTTGTGacatatgtggaaagaaattttcagtCTCTGGTAATCTAAAAAGGCATGCACtcgtacacacaggggagaaggcattcagttgtaatatatgtggaaagaaattttcagaTTCTGGTAATCTAAAAAAGCATTCACtcgtacacacaggggagaaggcattcagttgtgatatttgtggaaagaaattttcggaaTCTAGTAATCTAAAAAAGCACATACTTCTACATACAAAGGAGAAGACATCTTTGTGA